Proteins from a genomic interval of Colletotrichum higginsianum IMI 349063 chromosome 6, whole genome shotgun sequence:
- a CDS encoding Idi-3 gives MLSKTLLALFAAATSALASPLLSARQSTPPPTSFAPSAIFTYNTRNGAITPSSYGGVVSKSSSNAGNDLTALLTFTYPQAAAGKKCQLWFYLDAPTSSVSGSRKLDVFTSTKPAPASGSTGWGAGGPGNQRDVNLGRWSVAPGGWATWDATYGAYLTAPTDCKAPGAVEGFELVGVWDNDYVSWNAQVSGARIAYF, from the coding sequence ATGCTCTCCAAGActctcctcgccctcttcgccgccgcgaccTCGGCCCTCGCGAGCCCCCTCCTCTCGGCCCGCCAGTccaccccgccgccgacctccttCGCCCCCTCGGCCATCTTCACCTACAACACCCGCAACGGCGCCATCACCCCCTCCTCctacggcggcgtcgtctccaagtcctcctccaacgccgGCAACGACCTCACCGCCCTCCTGACCTTCACCTACCCGCAGGCCGCCGCGGGAAAGAAGTGCCAGCTCTGGTTCTACCTCGACGCGCCCACCTCGAGCGTCTCGGGCAGCCGCAAGCTCGACGTCTTCACCTCCACCAAGCCGGCCCCCGCGTCCGGGTCCACCGGCTggggcgccggcgggccgGGGAACCAGCGCGacgtcaacctcggccggTGGTCCGTCGCCCCTGGCGGCTGGGCGACCTGGGACGCGACCTACGGAGCGTACCtcacggcgccgacggactGCAAAGcacccggcgccgtcgaggggttcgagctcgtcggcgtctggGACAACGACTACGTCTCCTGGAACGCCCAGGTCTCGGGCGCGCGCATCGCCTACTTTTAA
- a CDS encoding C2H2 transcription factor, translating into MSVVYEPRTFMHDGSYPPIGDPDHDHNVDPTAQYQATDVPDLASYNPTASMLGDDRSLMPDGLDDGSVGVPDATRLDLSAPPTLASLPSQLPALPEPLPSNNKDEGEASTPSSRVKCIAKPEREVTKQPDGKFYCTFPGCTEETQVFTRKCEWSKHMDKHERPYRCAAEGCEKLPGFTYSGGLLRHEREVHGKHGGPKNTVNCPHPNCKRHTGKGFSRQENLNEHLRRVHTSDGSSTVQEDVQTGSDGDSEKAGVFGAGNKRKRSRKSSDAGLDELREEIKRVRQENEELRQQLDRQGQHSFAMMTQIAELQDALRTNLDGTGLGAPTATML; encoded by the exons ATGAGCGTCGTCTACGAACCCCGGACGTTCATGCACGATGGGTCCTACCCTCCGATCGGCGACCCGGACCACGACCACAACGTCGACCCGACAGCACAGTACCAAGCGACCGACGTCCCAGACCTTGCGTCCTACAACCCGACAGCTTCGATGCTCGGGGATGATCGGTCTTTGATGCCAGATGGTCTCGACGATGGTTCCGTGGGTGTCCCTGATGCTACGCGACTCGATCTCTCCGCTCCCCCGACCCTCGCCTCTCTCCCCTCGCAACTTCCCGCGCTACCCGAACCTCTGCCGTCAAACAacaaggacgagggcgaagccTCAACACCATCTTCGAGGGTTAAGTGTATAGCCAAACCCGAACGCGAGGTTACAAAACAGCCCGACGGAAAGTTCTACTGTACTTTCCCGGGATGTACGGAAGAGACGCAAGTTTTCACACGGAAGTGCGAATGGAG CAAGCACATGGACAAGCACGAGCGACCCTACCGATGCGCCGCCGAAGGCTGCGAAAAGCTTCCGGGCTTCACATACTCCGGCGGTCTCCTCCGCCACGAGCGCGAGGTCCACGGCAAGCACGGTGGCCCGAAGAACACAGTCAACTGCCCGCACCCAAACTGCAAGCGCCATACAGGCAAGGGCTTCTCGCGCCAAGAGAACCTGAACGAGCACCTTCGACGGGTCCACACAAGCGACGGCTCCAGCACCGTCCAGGAAGACGTTCAGACGGGCAGCGACGGTGACAGcgagaaggccggcgtcttcggcgcGGGGAACAAGCGGAAGCGCTCGAGGAAGAGCTCCGACGCGGggctcgacgagctgcgcgAGGAGATCAAGCGCGTGCGTCAGGAGAACGAAGAGCTGCGTCAGCAGCTCGACAGGCAGGGCCAGCACAGCTTTGCCATGATGACGCAGATTGCAGAGCTGCAGGACGCGCTGCGCACGAATCTCGACGGCACCGGCCTGGGTGCGCCTACGGCCACGATGTTGTGA
- a CDS encoding Major facilitator superfamily transporter has translation MAHLHGEARSADDKQPIDFLSTAAASSGADTPAGPSHRDEDEEQEEYDVETVEKVYRKLDLRIIPAFWTLYFLCSAIRSNIGIAQTMNAAQGHDLMSVLGLSARDTSTALALFYVAYVIFDCPSNLVMAKLSPRIWMARIVIATGIIGTCFAAVQSAWSVKLLRFLLGVVIAGMWPGMSYYLTLFYPPSRTGKRIGMYFTAAQLSAAVVGLVSAGFQLMDGLGGLVGFRWMFLIYGLVAIVLGFCLLWWLPDRPLPPGQKRQRSAWLKWLPPTPEALSGQDAVIHYHDLRRVYHPRPWTLRDLVRVLIDWRLWPLTFMYFGVVGVGIGTQLYGSVIIRSIVPTASSIQVSLLFAPIWIMDLIAILLVMPLSDRFHGHRPFIFSAAVCLQITGLLVVTFALDNGWARYGGLLMVGFGLGPTVPNCMTWTNEIFQRRHGEVGVAAATALVSGLGNLGSIVTTYALYTGWPEDAAKGRYQYRRSNYAMIGILCLSILSSFAMFFLLKIFGNKPAAKMSNHDSSSEIEDGAARREARERGFGKLFPRNNQRQEA, from the exons ATGGCTCACCTACATGGAGAAGCGCGCAGCGCCGACGACAAGCAACCCATTGACTTTCTTAGCACTGCGGCTGCTTCGTCGGGCGCAGATACTCCGGCTGGACCATCCCATcgagacgaggacgaggagcaggaggaaTACGATGTCGAGACGGTCGAGAAGGTCTACCG AAAACTCGACCTTCGCATCATTCCAG CTTTCTGGACACTGTATTTCCTCTGCTCTGCCATCAGGTCCAACATTGGCATCGCCCAAACCATGAACGCGGCGCAAGGTCATGACTTGATGTCGGTTCTCGGTCTGTCGGCACGGGATACTTCGACCGCGCTGGCTCTTTTCTACGTCGCCTATGTCATCTTCGACTGTCCCTCGAACCTGGTCATGGCCAAGCTGAGCCCCCGAATCTGGATGGCTCGAATCGTCATCGCCACTGGCATCATTGGCACCTGCTTCGCTGCTGTACAGAGTGCCTGGAGTGTCAA GTTGCTTCGGTTCTTGCTGGGCGTAGTCATTGCAGGCATGTGGCCGGGAATGTCCTACTATCTGACCCTGTTCTACCCGCCTTCTCGGACCGGCAAGAGAATCGGCATGTACTTTACGGCTGCCCAGCTTTCGGCTGCCGTCGTGGGTCTCGTATCTGCCGGCTTCCAGCTCATGGATGGCCTTGGAGGTCTGGTTGGTTTCCGCTGGATGTTCCTCATTTACGGACTCGTCGCCATCGTGCTTGGGTTCTGCCTGCTCTGGTGGCTTCCCGACCGCCCCCTTCCTCCTGGACAGAAGCGTCAAAGGTCGGCCTGGCTGAAGTGGCTTCCACCCACCCCGGAAGCCCTTTCGGGCCAGGACGCCGTCATTCACTACCATGACCTTCGTCGGGTCTACCATCCGAGACCCTGGACCCTCAGGGACCTCGTCAGAGTCTTGATCGACTGGCGTCTCTGGCCTTTGACTTTCATGTACTTCggagtcgtcggcgtcggcattGGCACTCAGCTTTACGGCTCCGTCATCATTCGTTCCATTGTGCCCACGGCATCCAGCATCCAAGTCAGCTTGCTCTTCGCTCCTATCTGGATT ATGGATCTGATCGCCATTCTGCTGGTGATGCCACTTTCGGACCGCTTCCACGGTCATCGGCCATtcatcttctcggccgccgtgtGCCTTCAGATCACCGGACTGCTTGTCGTCACTTtcgccctcgacaacggATGGGCTCGGTACGGCGGGCTTCTGATGGTCGGCTTTGGCCTGGGCCCAACAGTCCCCAACTGCATGACTTGGACAAACGAGATTTTCCAACGCCGTCACGGCGAGGTTGGAGTGGCGGCTGCTACTGCCCTGGTGTCCGGCCTCGGAAACCTGGGAAGTATCGTCACCACCTACGCGCTTTACACGGGATGGCCGGAGGACGCTGCCAAGGGCCGTTACCAGTACCGTCGCAGCAACTACGCAATGATTGGCATCCTTTGTCTAAGCATCCTCAGCAGTTTTGCCATGTTCTTCCTGTTGAAGATTTTCGGCAACAAGCCCGCGGCCAAGATGTCGAACCACGACTCCTCCAGCGAGATCGAGGACGGTGCCGCGAGGCGTGAGGCCCGGGAACGAGGCTTCGGCAAGTTGTTCCCCCGCAACAACCAACGTCAGGAAGCCTGA
- a CDS encoding M protein repeat protein, protein MADAEEKAKAEKLAAARKRVEEMKKKKTKKAAAGSSKKDKAETTTTTTEPSTPKESEKEPEPESTTAAEPENPNQETKEEDKEAAEAVADHPASPTASQPSLAEQSKLRSASFRQGSVSAGSGPISPGAQGPEGETATDIYRKHVARIEELEKENKRLAKESTDSEKRWKKAEEELADLRETEGEAKGGPDSQVEKLKSEIEALQRQNSQLQQQASRSGTRHGSSPSVSMSSPPAELEAQLASKTATIESMEIEISKLRAQVERQASGTSSEREQIAALEEKLARSEKAATKAQQELTDLRKNLDRTAEKAVREGSERTSAETKLRSLEHELAESIDARLEAEKKADGLEKKVATLTTLHKEQDTRTQALRKEKERAEKEVSELKARVESLESENTRLRSRKSTEGGGGLDDDGVDELENEERLRLEKKVRDLEAEVYELRHGHWQEKRRELNSPSFENVDLGGSRGTSPSAHRKQPGGIGDFFQSGINALTGTADDELLEDDDVDFDEDAFRRAQEEESKKRLERIKEIKRTLKNWEGWRLDLVENRRGGSEGVGEVFEV, encoded by the exons ATGGCCGACGCAGAAGAGAAagccaaggccgagaagctggctGCGGCCAGGAAGAGG GTGgaagagatgaagaagaagaagaccaagaaagccgccgccggatcATCCAAGAAGGATAAAGCCgagacgacaacgacgacaacagaACCTAGCACCCCTAAGGAATCGGAAAAGGAACCCGAACCCGAGTCAACAACTGCTGCCGAGCCCGAAAACCCCAACCAGGAGACGAAGGAGGAAGATaaggaggcggcggaagcCGTCGCAGACCACCCGGCATCGCCAACTGCATCCCAGCCGTCTCTGGCTGAACAGTCCAAGCTTCGATCTGCCTCGTTCAGGCAAGGATCTGTGTCAGCTGGCAGTGGACCTATTTCACCTGGGGCCCAGGGTCCGGAGGGAGAGACCGCCACCGATATCTACCGCAAGCATGTTGCTCGCATAGAagagctcgagaaggagaacaagCGCCTCGCCAAGGAGTCTACCGACTCGGAGAAAAGATGGAAGAAGGCCGAAGAGGAGCTTGCTGACTTGCGCGAGACAGAGGGCGAAGCCAAAGGCGGACCAGACAGTCAAGTTGAGAAGCTG AAAtccgagatcgaggccctTCAGCGCCAGAACTCTCAGCTCCAGCAACAAGCCTCTCGCTCCGGTACTCGTCATGGATCCTCGCCATCGGTTTCAATGTCATCACCCCCTGCTGAGCTCGAAGCCCAGCTGGCCTCCAAGACAGCAACCATCGAGTCGATGGAGATCGAGATCTCAAAGCTGCGCGCCCAGGTTGAACGTCAGGCCAGCGGCACATCCTCAGAGCGCGAGCAGATCGCGGCTCTGGAAGAGAAGCTTGCTCGGTCTGAGAAGGCCGCCACCAAGGCGCAGCAGGAGCTCACCGACTTGCGGAAGAACCTTGACCGTACGGCGGAAAAGGCCGTTCGCGAGGGCAGCGAGCGCACAAGCGCAGAGACCAAACTTCGCAGCCTAGAGCACGAACTCGCGGAATCTATCGATGCCAGGctggaggccgagaagaaggcggatggtctggagaagaaggtcgCGACGCTGACGACGCTTCACAAGGAACAAGACACGCGGACGCAGGCACTGCGCAAGGAGAAAGAgcgcgccgagaaggaagTCAGCGAGCTCAAGGCGCGAGTCGAGAGCCTGGAGAGCGAGAACACGAGACTACGCAGCCGCAAGTCTAccgaaggcggcggtggcctggacgacgacggagtCGATGAGCTCGAGAACGAGGAGCGCCTGCGGCTCGAAAAGAAGGTCCGCgatctcgaggccgaggtctATGAGCTCCGCCACGGGCACTGGCAGGAGAAGCGCCGCGAGCTCAACAGCCCCAGCTTCGAAAACGTAGACCTCGGCGGTAGCCGCGGCACTTCGCCGTCCGCGCATAGGAAGCAACCCGGAGGCATCGGGGACTTTTTCCAGAGCGGCATCAACGCTCTCACCGGCactgccgacgacgagctgctcgaggacgatgacgtgGATTTTGACGAGGACGCGTTCCGCCGCGCGCAGGAAGAGGAGTCCAAGAAGCGTCTCGAGCGCATCAAGGAAATCAAGCGCACTCTCAAGAACTGGGAGGGATGGAGGCTGGACCTCGTTGAGAACCGGCGGGGCGGCTCCGAAGGCGTCGGTGAGGTGTTTGAGGTCTAG
- a CDS encoding Zinc finger, mynd-type domain containing protein: MPIPDFANEAIFPAFDGLPIEDAGAADPPSYAASSEPPSYVPPPPPDPPSYSDSQSSASAATTSLIDTAATTPAATSATAVKEDWKTHKNDCKILKGMVNAWGL, translated from the exons ATGCCGATCCCGGACTTCGCCAACGAGGCCATCTTCCCGGCCTTTGACGGCCTCCccatcgaggacgccggcgccgccgacccgCCCTCGTACGCCGCGTCCTCCGAGCCCCCGTCCtacgtgccgccgccgcccccggaCCCGCCGTCCTACTCGGACTCACAGTCCTCCGCATCTGCCGCCACGACGTCCCTGATCGACACGGCGGCCACGACGCCAGCCGCCacctccgccaccgccgtc AAGGAGGATTGGAAGACGCACAAGAACGACTGCAAGATTCTGAAGGGTATGGTGAACGCGTGGGGCTTGTGA
- a CDS encoding Glycosyl hydrolase family 76, which produces MRRSFIARAAAALLLSSGFANAVYSIASDDEIKSSAKTLAYDLMSFYDGNLTGHTPGILPGPPPNGDYYWWEAGAMWGTMIDYWHLTGDATYNDVVMQAMLHQVGPDRDYMPPNYTASLGNDDQGFWGMSAMTAAENGFPNPPEDEAQWLALAQAVFNTMASPERHDTTCGGGLRWQIPFSNNGYNYKNSIANGCFFNIGARLARYTKNQTYADWAEKTWDWMTNVGFIDADYNIYDGGHVEQNCTDINKAQFSYNNGVFLLGAAMMYNYTDGDTKWKSRLDGLINGTFNLFFPNNIAFEIACEEHNTCTTDMLSFKGYVARWMSVVTQVAPYTAGTILPVLKTSAEAAIKQCTGQDNQRTCGFKWSTGTYDGTKGAGQQMNVLAAVSSLLINSIKPPVTNTTGGISKGDPNAGSHSDNLLGELSPVTTADKAGAGILTFLMLASAAGTFGWMSFGA; this is translated from the exons ATGAGACGCTCCTTtatcgctcgcgctgcggcggcccttctcctctccaGCGGCTTCGCCAACGCCGTGTACTCGATCGCCTCAGACG ATGAAATCAAATCGTCGGCCAAGACCCTTGCTTACGATCTCATGAGCTTCTACGACGGCAACCTGACTGGCCACACGCCCGGTATCTTGCCCGGCCCTCCGCCGAATGGCGATTACTACTGGTGGGAGGCCGGTGCCATGTGGGGTACCATGATTGATTACTGGCACTTGACCGGCGATGCCACCTACAACGACGTCGTCATGCAAGCCATGCTGCACCAAGTCGGCCCCGACCGCGACTACATGCCTCCCAACTACACGGCCTCGCTGGGCAACGACGATCAAGGATTCTGGGGCATGTCCGCCatgaccgccgccgagaacggcTTCCCGAACccgcccgaggacgaggctcAATGGCTTGCCCTGGCCCAGGCCGTCTTCAACACCATGGCGAGCCCGGAAAGGCACGACACCACGTGCGGAGGCGGTCTCCGCTGGCAGATTCCCTTCTCCAACAACGGGTACAACTACAAGAACA GCATTGCAAACGGTTGCTTCTTCAACATTGGCGCTAGACTGGCGCGATACACCAAGAACCAGACGTATGCCGATTGGGCCGAGAAGACCTGGGACTGGATGACGAACGTCGGCTTCATCGACGCCGACTACAACATCTACGACGGTGGTCATGTCGAGCAGAACTGCACCGACATCAATAAGGCCCAGTTTTCTTACAACAACGGCGTTTTTCTCCTCGGCGCAGCCATGATGTACAACTAC ACGGACGGAGACACTAAGTGGAAATCGCGCCTCGACGGTCTCATCAACGGCACCTTCAACTTGTTCTTCCCCAACAACATCGCTTTTGAGATTGCTTGCGAGGAGCACAACACTTGCACGACTGACATGTTGAGTTTCAAGGGCTACGTCGCTCGATGGATGTCGGTCGTGACCCAGGTCGCACCCTACACCGCCGGAACAATTCTGCCGGTTCTCAAGACATCGGCCGAAGCCGCGATCAAGCAGTGCACGGGACAGGACAACCAGCGGACGTGTGGCTTCAAATGGAGCACAGGCACCTACGACGGGACCAAGGGAGCCGGTCAGCAGATGAACGTGCTGGCCGCCGTGTCGTCTCTCCTCATCAACTCGATCAAGCCGCCGGTGACGAATACCACGGGCGGCATCTCCAAGGGAGACCCAAACGCCGGCAGTCATTCAGACAACCTGCTCGGAGAACTCAGCCCGGTAACAACAGCGGACAAGGCGGGTGCCGGCATCCTGACATTTTTGATGCTggcgtccgccgccggcacctTTGGCTGGATGAGTTTCGGAGCGTGA
- a CDS encoding oxidoreductase domain-containing protein encodes MPKKPQKTSYTSNDVAVPADFLSRPPPPGAPPVTLRKIDWSATPLPENGPRYAAVIDNVLTADECARLVRMAEDSAKGRGDAGDEPWQPAMVNIGPGWEVLEPHYRNSDRIIWDQQEVVDRLWARCRLAPGLEDQLKEVAGVGKTRKGEETRWVFNRFNKRMRFLRYQKGQFFRPHCDGPYGEEGADGTVFRTWHTVHLYLNDSAAEVGPERSDLVGGATTFLSGDEKRRVDVDPRAGRVLIFQHAGLYHCGDDVVEGTKLTMRTDILYELVRTKIETGRQGR; translated from the exons ATGCCAAAGAAACCGCAGAAGACGTCCTACACTTCCAATGACGtcgccgtccccgccgacttcctctccaggccgccgccccccggCGCGCCGCCCGTGACTCTGAGAAAGATCGACTGGTCCGCGACGCCGCTGCCAGAGAACGGGCCGCGCTACGCCGCCGTGATCGACAACGTGCTCACCGCCGACGAGTGCGCGCGGCTGGTCCGCATGGCCGAGGACAGCGCGAAGGGCCgcggcgacgcgggcgaCGAGCCGTGGCAGCCGGCCATGGTGAACATCGGGCCCGGGTGGGAGGTGCTCGAGCCGCACTACCGGAACAGCGACCGCATCATCTGGGACCAGCAGGAGGTCGTCGACCGGCTGTGGGCGCGGTGCCGGCTCGCTCCCGGGCTGGAGGACCAGCTGAAGGAGGTGGCCGGCGTGGGGAAGACgagaaagggggaggagacgcGGTGGGTGTTTAACCGGTTCAACAAGCGGATGAGGTTTCTGAGGTACCAAAAGGGGCAATTTTTCAGGC CACATTGCGACGGCCCCTACGGCGAAGAGGGCGCGGACGGGACCGTCTTCCGCACGTGGCACACCGTCCATCTCTACCTCAACGACTCAGCGGCCGAGGTCGGGCCAGAGAGGTCGGACCTCGTGGGGGGCGCGACGACGTTCCTgtcgggcgacgagaagcggcgggtcgacgtcgacccgCGGGCCGGCAGGGTACTCATTTTCCAGCACGCGGGACTGTACCACtgcggcgacgacgtcgtcgaggggaCCAAGCTCACCATGAGGACCGACATCCTATACGAGCTGGTGAGAACCAAGATCGAGACGGGTCGTCAGGGTCGGTAA
- a CDS encoding MFS drug — protein sequence MTAEKVQNLPPHNTPPHDRDGEGDQEKRSTDQGEEGSTTTTETKIPPGRSRAQTAVLMLALCMAVFLAALDAVIITTALPTIAREVGASDSGFAWIGAAYLLANAASVPFWGRLSDVFGRKPILVLADAVFMVGSVASALAHAPGPLVAGRAVQGLGGSGLMALVNITVGDLFSPRERGAYFGVIGAVWGLASGIGPLIGGGLTEVVSWRWCFWVNLPIAGASLVILVFFLHVHAPRTPLVKGLATIDWLGALIFTGATLMLLLGLQFGGVRDPWGSPTVVCLLVFGAAGYGVFVLVERSARYPLMPGSLFRNRSVVACYAADFCHGLGFAAVAFFLPLYFQAVLGAGPLQSGVWLLATALPLAACTVGVGVAIKRTGRYVEIVRGSMALSAVAFGLFVTLPARRDWPRLVLFQVVAALGVSPNLQALLIAVQVQVRPGDVAAGTAAFAFVRHVALGTGVVVGQFIFQSVVGGHAGRMAEAGVPRELAASLGAGSAIAAHGVVVEALGEAQKGVVRAAVADGISKLWIFFCVASGVGLAATFFVRQVELSREHTETRTGLKAEEAQAVEDERTRVRATKGESAV from the coding sequence ATGACGGCTGAAAAGGTCCAGAATCTTCCTCCACACAACACGCCGCCGCATGatcgagatggagaaggcgaCCAAGAGAAGAGAAGCACCGACCAAGGCGAGGAAGGCAGCACGACAACCACGGAGACCAAGATACCGCCGGGCCGCAGCCGGGCCCAGACGGCCGTCCTGATGCTGGCGCTTTGCatggccgtcttcctcgcggcgctcgatgccgtcatcatcacgacggcgctgccgaCCATCGCGCGCGAGGTCGGCGCCTCGGACTCGGGCTTCGCCTGGATCGGCGCCGCGTACCttctcgccaacgccgcgtCGGTGCCGTTCTGGGGCCGACTCAGCGACGTCTTCGGGCGCAAGCCGATCCTCGTcctggccgacgccgtcttcatgGTGGGCAGCGTCGCGTCGGCGCTCGCGCACGCGCCGGGGCCGCTCGTGGCGGGCCGCGCCGTGCAGGGGCTCGGGGGCAGCGGGCTGATGGCGCTCGTCAACATCACGGTGGGCGACCTGTTCAGCCCGCGGGAGCGTGGGGCGTACTTTGGtgtcatcggcgccgtctggGGCCTCGCCAGCGGCATCGGGCcgctcatcggcggcgggctgacGGAGGTCGTGTCGTGGCGGTGGTGCTTCTGGGTCAACCTCCCGATCGCGGGCGCCTCGCTGGTgatcctcgtcttcttcttgcaCGTCCACGCGCCCAGGACACCCCTCGTCAAGGGGCTGGCAACCATTGACTGGCTCGGCGCGCTCATCTTCACGGGTGCGACGCTGatgctcctcctcgggctGCAGTTCGGCGGGGTCCGGGACCCCTGGGGCTCGCCGACGGTCGTTtgcctcctcgtcttcggcgccgccggctaCGGCGTCTTCGTGCTGGTCGAGCGCTCGGCGCGGTACCCGCTGATGCCGGGGTCGCTGTTCCGCAACCGGTCGGTGGTCGCCTGCTACGCGGCCGACTTCTGCCACGGGCTGGGGTTCGCGGCTGTGGCCTTCTTTCTGCCGCTGTACTTCCAGGCGGTGCTCGGCGCGGGGCCGCTGCAGTCGGGCGTGTGGCTGCTCgcgacggcgctgccgctggcgGCGTGCACCGTGGGCGTCGGGGTCGCGATCAAGCGGACGGGGCGGTACGTCGAGATCGTGCGGGGGTCGATGGCGCtgtcggcggtggcgttCGGGCTGTTCGTGACGCTGCCGGCGCGGCGCGACTGGCCGCGGCTGGTGCTGTTCCAGGTGGTCGCGGCGCTCGGGGTGTCGCCGAACCTACAGGCGCTGCTGATCGcggtgcaggtgcaggtgaGGCCGGGGGACgtggcggcggggacggcTGCGTTCGCGTTCGTGAGGCACGTCGCGCTCGGGACGGGCGTGGTGGTCGGGCAGTTCATCTTCCAGAGCGTCGTGGGCGGGCACGCCGGGAGGATGGCGGAGGCCGGGGTGCCGCGGGAGCTGGCGGCGAGCCTCGGGGCGGGGTCGGCGATCGCGGCGCACGGGGTGGTGGTCGAGGCGCTGGGGGAGGCCCAGAAGGGGGTCGtcagggcggcggtggcggacgGGATCAGCAAGTTGTGGATCTTCTTCTGCGTCGCGTCCGGGGTCGGGCTGGCGGCGACCTTCTTTGTGCGTCAGGTTGAGCTGAGCCGGGAGCACACGGAGACGCGGACGGGGTtgaaggcggaggaggcccaggctgtcgaggacgagaggaCGAGGGTGAGGGCGACGAAGGGCGAGAGTGCGGTCTGA